The Oxyura jamaicensis isolate SHBP4307 breed ruddy duck chromosome Z, BPBGC_Ojam_1.0, whole genome shotgun sequence genome window below encodes:
- the TMEM167A gene encoding protein kish-A — translation MSAIFNFQSLLTVILLLICTCAYIRSLAPSLLDKNKTGLLGIFWKCARIGERKSPYVAVCCVVMAFSILFVQ, via the exons TCTGCCATCTTCAACTTTCAGAGTCTGCTGACTGTAATCTTGCTGCTCATATGTACCTGTGCCTATATCAGATCCTTGGCTCCTAGCTTactggacaaaaataaaactgg ACTGTTGGGAATATTCTGGAAATGCGCCAGGattg GTGAACGAAAGAGCCCATATGTAGCTGTGTGCTGTGTGGTGATGGCCTTCAGCATCCTCTTTGTACAGTAG